One window of the Streptomyces asoensis genome contains the following:
- a CDS encoding phage distal tail protein yields MAEITTTAYTDDVAPGSLITRDGQMQWAGLLMGPGTPYEIDRGGLSGWEDLPEYDSSDADHPTAHGAWPGARYAKPRKVGGTVWTVPAQDDTASSLAATRVLRQALLLGDAERWLAVRLHGETLAVRARVSQRVLAADRTYTTQGVSRASVQWYATDPRRYSVTEQTAVTGAPQPESGLTWPLTWPLYWGQAASTGDVNADNGGSAPTHPVITFTGPCANPTVTDRTSAQRLRYEIALASGDELVVDTSAGTVTLNSTASRRHTAAADSSPEELFAFAPGRAQLAFRPDTYGTGAQMTVRWREAEW; encoded by the coding sequence ATGGCCGAGATCACGACAACCGCATACACCGACGATGTGGCCCCCGGCTCACTCATCACCCGCGACGGGCAGATGCAGTGGGCCGGACTGCTGATGGGCCCCGGCACCCCCTACGAGATCGACCGCGGCGGCCTGAGCGGCTGGGAGGACCTGCCGGAGTACGACTCCTCCGACGCCGACCACCCCACCGCGCACGGCGCCTGGCCGGGCGCCCGCTACGCCAAGCCGCGCAAGGTCGGCGGCACGGTGTGGACCGTCCCGGCGCAGGACGACACCGCCTCCTCGCTCGCCGCCACCCGCGTCCTGCGCCAGGCCCTGCTGCTCGGCGACGCGGAGCGCTGGCTCGCGGTGCGGCTGCACGGCGAGACACTGGCCGTACGGGCCCGGGTCAGCCAGCGAGTGCTGGCCGCCGACCGGACGTACACCACACAGGGCGTCTCCCGGGCGTCCGTGCAGTGGTACGCCACCGACCCGCGCCGCTACTCGGTCACCGAGCAGACCGCCGTCACCGGCGCCCCGCAGCCGGAGAGCGGTCTGACCTGGCCGCTGACCTGGCCGCTGTACTGGGGACAGGCGGCCTCCACCGGGGACGTCAACGCCGACAACGGCGGCTCCGCGCCCACCCACCCGGTGATCACCTTCACCGGCCCGTGTGCCAACCCGACGGTGACCGACCGGACTTCGGCGCAGCGGCTGCGCTACGAGATCGCGCTGGCCTCGGGCGACGAGCTCGTCGTCGACACCTCCGCCGGCACGGTCACGCTCAACAGCACGGCCTCCCGCCGGCACACCGCGGCCGCGGACAGCAGCCCCGAGGAACTCTTCGCGTTCGCCCCCGGCCGCGCCCAGCTGGCCTTCCGACCCGACACCTACGGCACCGGCG
- a CDS encoding tape-measure protein, whose protein sequence is MSTAALPAGGGVADLFAGVAPALQAFRSRLGQNTATARSLVGRIRSAATGVDAVRSAASQGATAVRQVKAGADAASRSVAKTGRTATEAASGIKSAGTRAKGAGKPLGALNSAFGGVLAIVGALIEASGVLGDLMGAFGTAMTIGSGVMLIINALTRANPIGFVTGLLLPVAGWLIDLALNSETGQRLMEQLATLVLKYVEGYLTVMTPLLKGIASAVNTYVTGYLGVITTALTAIVGTGFAVLKALTTGDTRALSGRVSSVWRGFKDAVRPALEWITRDVPRMFTRIKEATSRTLDAMGKFVTTGTQTVAGVVKGPIQGLIAFANWVIDGLNSLSFSILGKKFGIHLDKIPMLAEGGIAVPGASRGAGRVLPLTALERQRALARRHRTPTPPSPYRVKEFHESAGTGARGTAEDLLFLAAAHACA, encoded by the coding sequence ATGAGTACCGCCGCGCTGCCTGCGGGAGGCGGGGTGGCCGACCTGTTCGCCGGGGTGGCACCGGCACTCCAGGCCTTCCGGTCCCGGCTCGGACAGAACACCGCCACGGCGCGTTCTCTGGTCGGCCGGATCAGGAGCGCCGCCACCGGCGTCGACGCCGTCCGTTCCGCCGCTTCCCAGGGCGCCACCGCCGTACGTCAGGTCAAGGCCGGCGCCGACGCCGCGAGCCGCTCCGTCGCGAAGACCGGCCGGACCGCCACCGAAGCCGCCTCCGGCATCAAGTCGGCCGGCACCCGCGCCAAGGGCGCCGGCAAGCCCCTCGGCGCCCTGAACTCCGCGTTCGGCGGTGTCCTCGCCATCGTCGGCGCGCTGATCGAGGCCTCCGGCGTGCTCGGCGACCTCATGGGAGCCTTCGGCACCGCCATGACCATCGGCTCCGGCGTGATGCTGATCATCAACGCCCTCACCCGCGCCAACCCCATCGGGTTCGTCACCGGTCTCCTCCTGCCCGTCGCCGGCTGGCTGATCGATCTCGCGCTGAACTCCGAGACCGGGCAACGGCTGATGGAACAGCTCGCCACCCTCGTACTGAAGTACGTCGAGGGCTATCTGACCGTCATGACGCCGCTGCTCAAGGGCATCGCGAGCGCCGTGAACACCTACGTCACCGGCTACCTCGGTGTCATCACCACCGCGCTCACCGCGATCGTCGGTACCGGCTTCGCCGTCCTGAAGGCGCTGACCACCGGGGACACCCGGGCGCTCAGCGGCAGGGTGTCGTCGGTCTGGCGGGGGTTCAAGGACGCGGTGCGGCCGGCGCTGGAGTGGATCACCAGGGACGTCCCCCGGATGTTCACCCGGATCAAGGAGGCCACCTCCCGCACCCTGGACGCGATGGGCAAGTTCGTGACGACCGGCACCCAGACCGTCGCCGGTGTGGTCAAGGGGCCGATCCAGGGACTCATCGCCTTCGCCAACTGGGTCATCGACGGGCTCAACTCCCTGAGCTTCTCGATCCTCGGCAAGAAGTTCGGCATCCACCTGGACAAGATCCCGATGCTCGCGGAGGGCGGCATCGCCGTCCCCGGCGCCTCCCGGGGCGCGGGCCGGGTGCTGCCGCTGACCGCCCTGGAGCGGCAGCGGGCTCTCGCCCGGCGACACCGGACACCGACGCCTCCATCGCCCTACCGGGTCAAGGAGTTCCACGAGAGCGCGGGCACGGGCGCCCGGGGCACCGCGGAGGACCTGCTCTTCCTGGCCGCGGCCCACGCATGCGCCTGA
- a CDS encoding phage tail protein translates to MSLSSAASRAANSLQQFKAQATGVATATQNLSRAAQSGKGEIGKLRSASQETTKQLKDLRTASDQAEKSLGKAGKTGSSAGTNLGKYETGAGKAAKGQDKMNKSMKGNFFGMLMDLLAPLIEKVVEMATKSKTMQKVLKTAFDVIKSVISTVMKAIGPIMKNAAKLIKSVWDGIKKAISAVVKAVATVIKTYVAIWKKVITTALNAIKTVVSSVWKGIKAVISPVVNWVKSAIPNAFKAVKDKLSSIWGGLKGIAGRAFDGIKSAVKGPINAVIGIINRAIGALNGIKVSIPGWVPGVGGKTFGVSLPRIPMLATGGVVMPRSGGVPAILAEAGEAEAVLPLSKLDRLLRRAAAQGSAYAGTSGSGGALHIEHYYAAESSSPQRTADALMFLAKARG, encoded by the coding sequence ATGTCGTTGTCCTCAGCGGCGAGCCGGGCCGCCAACTCACTGCAACAGTTCAAGGCACAGGCCACCGGAGTCGCGACGGCGACCCAGAACCTGAGTCGCGCGGCACAGAGCGGAAAGGGCGAGATCGGCAAGCTCCGCTCCGCGTCCCAGGAGACGACCAAGCAGCTGAAAGACCTCAGGACCGCCTCCGACCAAGCCGAGAAGTCGCTCGGCAAGGCCGGGAAGACCGGGTCCAGCGCCGGCACGAACCTCGGCAAGTACGAAACCGGGGCGGGCAAGGCGGCCAAGGGCCAGGACAAGATGAACAAGTCGATGAAGGGCAACTTCTTCGGCATGCTCATGGACCTGCTCGCACCGCTCATCGAGAAGGTCGTCGAAATGGCGACCAAGTCGAAGACCATGCAGAAGGTCCTCAAGACCGCCTTCGACGTCATCAAGTCCGTGATCAGCACGGTCATGAAGGCCATCGGGCCGATCATGAAGAACGCCGCCAAGCTGATCAAGTCGGTCTGGGACGGCATCAAGAAGGCGATCTCGGCCGTCGTCAAGGCCGTCGCCACGGTGATCAAGACCTACGTCGCCATCTGGAAGAAGGTCATCACCACCGCGCTGAACGCGATCAAGACGGTCGTCTCCAGCGTGTGGAAGGGCATCAAGGCCGTCATCTCGCCGGTCGTCAACTGGGTCAAGTCCGCGATCCCGAACGCCTTCAAGGCCGTCAAGGACAAGCTGTCCAGCATCTGGGGCGGCCTCAAAGGCATCGCGGGCCGCGCCTTCGACGGCATCAAGAGCGCGGTGAAGGGCCCGATCAACGCCGTCATCGGCATCATCAACCGCGCGATCGGAGCCCTCAACGGCATCAAGGTGTCGATCCCGGGCTGGGTCCCGGGCGTCGGCGGCAAGACCTTCGGCGTCAGCCTGCCCAGGATCCCCATGCTGGCCACCGGCGGTGTCGTCATGCCCCGCTCCGGCGGTGTCCCCGCGATCCTCGCCGAGGCCGGTGAGGCCGAGGCCGTCCTGCCGCTGAGCAAGCTGGACCGGCTGCTGCGGCGGGCGGCGGCACAGGGTTCGGCGTACGCCGGGACGAGCGGTTCGGGAGGCGCGCTGCACATCGAGCACTACTACGCGGCCGAGAGCAGCAGCCCGCAGCGGACCGCCGACGCCTTGATGTTCCTGGCGAAGGCACGCGGATGA